Proteins from one Mycobacterium sp. SMC-2 genomic window:
- a CDS encoding ABC transporter ATP-binding protein/permease codes for MGPKPFKPSIDWSAAAVDSLRWVAVAWLIAAVCLFAVLVLFRYLTPWGRQFWRITRGYFVGAHSVRVWLMLGVLLFSVLLSVRLMVLLSYQGNDLYTAVQKAVQGLAADDAVVKQSGIHGFWMSIAIFSVLAVLYVTRFMIDIYLTQRFIIAWRMWLTAHLTDDWLDGRAYYRDLFIDHTIDNPDQRIQQDIDIFTANAGGTPNIPSNGTGSTLLFGAVNAVASVISFAAILWNLSGNLNVLGVEFPRAMFWTVLVYVLIATLVAIWLGHPLIWLSFNNEKLNAAFRYALVRLRDAAEAVGFYRGERVERAQLWRRFTPIIDNYRKFVRRTIIFNGWNWSVSQAIVPLPWVIQAPRLFAGRIDFGDVGQSATAFGNIQDSLSFFRNNYDAFAAFRASIIRLHGLVDANEKGRALPTMLVKPSEDTAVELRDVEVRTPAGDRLIDPLDVQLAEGDSLVITGRSGAGKTTLLRSLAELWPYASGTLCRPDGDNATMFLSQLPYVPLGTLRTVVCYPKSPDDVSDDELREVLTKVALAPLVDRLDEERDWAKVLSPGEQQRVAFARILLTKPKAVFLDEATSALDEGLEFALYQLLRAELPACVVVSVSHRPTVEQHHEQELQLLGGGPWRLGPVEEKKEPARV; via the coding sequence ATGGGCCCAAAACCGTTCAAGCCCTCGATCGATTGGTCGGCGGCGGCCGTGGATTCCTTGCGATGGGTCGCCGTAGCGTGGCTGATCGCCGCCGTCTGCCTCTTCGCCGTGCTGGTGCTGTTCAGGTATCTCACGCCGTGGGGCCGACAATTCTGGCGGATCACCCGCGGGTACTTCGTCGGGGCCCACAGCGTCCGCGTGTGGCTGATGCTCGGCGTGCTGTTGTTCTCGGTGCTGCTCTCGGTGCGGCTGATGGTGTTGCTCAGCTACCAGGGCAACGACTTGTACACGGCGGTGCAGAAGGCGGTACAGGGCCTTGCGGCCGACGACGCGGTCGTCAAACAATCCGGGATCCACGGGTTTTGGATGTCGATCGCGATCTTCAGCGTGCTGGCGGTCCTGTACGTCACCCGGTTCATGATCGACATCTATCTGACGCAGCGGTTCATCATCGCCTGGCGCATGTGGCTGACCGCCCATCTCACCGACGACTGGCTAGACGGCAGGGCCTATTACCGGGACCTGTTCATCGACCACACCATCGACAACCCCGACCAGCGCATCCAGCAGGACATCGACATCTTCACCGCGAACGCGGGTGGTACCCCGAACATCCCGTCGAACGGTACCGGAAGCACCTTGCTGTTCGGGGCCGTCAACGCGGTGGCCTCGGTGATCTCCTTCGCCGCGATCCTGTGGAACCTGTCCGGGAACCTGAACGTGTTGGGCGTCGAGTTCCCGCGTGCGATGTTCTGGACCGTCCTGGTCTACGTGCTCATCGCCACGCTGGTGGCGATCTGGCTGGGGCATCCGCTGATCTGGCTCAGCTTCAACAACGAGAAGCTCAACGCCGCGTTCCGCTATGCCCTGGTGCGATTGCGGGACGCCGCCGAGGCGGTGGGCTTCTACCGCGGCGAGCGCGTCGAGCGGGCGCAGTTGTGGCGGCGCTTCACCCCGATCATCGACAACTACCGCAAGTTCGTCCGCCGGACCATCATCTTCAACGGCTGGAACTGGTCGGTGTCGCAGGCGATCGTCCCGCTGCCGTGGGTGATTCAGGCTCCGCGGTTGTTCGCCGGCCGGATCGACTTCGGCGACGTGGGCCAGAGCGCGACGGCCTTCGGCAATATCCAGGACTCGCTGTCGTTCTTCCGCAATAACTACGACGCGTTCGCGGCCTTCCGGGCGTCGATCATCCGGTTGCACGGCCTGGTTGACGCCAACGAAAAGGGTCGCGCGCTGCCGACCATGCTGGTCAAGCCCAGCGAGGATACGGCCGTCGAGCTTCGCGACGTCGAGGTGCGCACGCCGGCCGGCGACCGATTGATCGATCCCCTCGATGTTCAACTGGCCGAGGGTGATTCGCTGGTGATCACCGGGCGCTCCGGTGCCGGCAAGACCACGCTGCTGCGCAGTCTGGCCGAGTTGTGGCCGTACGCTTCGGGGACCCTGTGCCGTCCGGACGGCGACAACGCGACGATGTTCCTGTCGCAGCTGCCGTACGTGCCGCTTGGCACCCTACGCACCGTCGTGTGCTACCCGAAGTCGCCGGATGACGTCTCCGATGACGAGCTGCGTGAGGTACTCACCAAAGTCGCGCTGGCTCCGCTAGTTGACCGGCTCGACGAAGAGCGGGACTGGGCCAAGGTGCTCTCCCCGGGCGAGCAGCAGCGTGTCGCCTTCGCCCGCATCCTGCTCACCAAGCCCAAGGCGGTCTTCCTCGACGAGGCCACCTCCGCGCTGGACGAGGGGCTGGAATTCGCGCTCTATCAACTGCTGCGGGCCGAACTGCCGGCCTGTGTGGTTGTCAGCGTCAGTCATCGGCCCACGGTCGAGCAGCACCACGAACAAGAGCTGCAATTGCTCGGCGGCGGCCCGTGGCGGCTGGGGCCGGTGGAGGAGAAGAAGGAGCCGGCGCGGGTGTAG
- a CDS encoding acetolactate synthase — MSTDAIPTQTLHAGRLIARRLRASGVDTVFTLSGGHLFSVYDGCREEGIRLIDTRHEQTAAFAAEGWSKVTRVPGVAALTAGPGVTNGMSAMAAAQQNQSPLVVLGGRAPAQRWGMGSLQEIDHVPFVAPLARFAATAQSAEDAGRLVDEALRAAVGAPSGVSFVDFPMDHVFSMSEDHGRPGALTDLPPGPAVGDLDGGALGRAAGLLSAAKRPVIMAGTNVWWGHGEAALLRLAEELRIPVLMNGMARGAVPADHPLAFSRVRGKALGEADVALIVGVPMDFRLGFGAVFGPQTRLIVADRAEPERKHPRPVEAELYGDLLSILAALAAGGRTNYEDWVDELRTAEIAARGKEKAELADDRIPLHPMRVYAELAPMLDRDAIVVIDAGDFGSYAGRVIDSYQPGCWLDSGPFGCLGSGPGYALAAKLARPDRQVVLLQGDGAFGFSGMEWDTLVRHNVPVVSVIGNNGIWGLEKHPMEALYGYSVVAELRPGTRYDEVVRALGGHGELVSAPAELRPALERAFTSGLPAVVNVLTDPNVAYPRRSNLA, encoded by the coding sequence ATGAGCACCGACGCCATCCCCACACAAACATTGCACGCCGGCCGGCTCATCGCGCGGCGTCTGCGGGCCAGCGGTGTCGACACCGTCTTCACGTTGTCCGGCGGCCACCTGTTTTCCGTTTACGACGGCTGCCGCGAGGAGGGCATTCGGCTCATCGATACCCGTCACGAGCAGACCGCGGCGTTCGCCGCCGAAGGGTGGTCGAAAGTGACGAGAGTGCCCGGCGTCGCCGCGCTCACCGCAGGCCCCGGCGTCACCAACGGGATGAGCGCGATGGCGGCGGCTCAGCAGAACCAGTCGCCCCTGGTGGTACTGGGCGGCCGGGCGCCCGCGCAGCGGTGGGGTATGGGCTCGCTGCAGGAGATCGATCACGTGCCGTTCGTGGCGCCGCTGGCCCGCTTCGCCGCCACGGCACAGTCGGCCGAGGACGCCGGCCGGCTGGTCGACGAGGCGTTGCGCGCGGCGGTCGGCGCCCCGTCGGGCGTCAGCTTCGTCGACTTCCCCATGGACCACGTGTTTTCCATGTCCGAGGATCACGGTCGCCCCGGCGCGCTCACCGACCTGCCGCCGGGGCCTGCCGTCGGGGACCTGGACGGCGGCGCGCTCGGCCGGGCCGCCGGCCTGCTATCCGCGGCCAAGCGTCCGGTGATCATGGCGGGCACCAATGTCTGGTGGGGACACGGGGAGGCGGCCCTGCTCCGCCTCGCCGAGGAACTGCGAATCCCGGTGCTGATGAACGGGATGGCCCGCGGCGCGGTGCCCGCCGATCACCCGTTGGCGTTCTCGCGGGTGCGGGGAAAAGCGTTGGGCGAGGCCGATGTTGCGCTGATCGTCGGGGTGCCTATGGACTTCCGGCTCGGCTTCGGCGCCGTGTTCGGGCCACAAACCCGGCTGATCGTGGCCGACCGTGCCGAACCCGAGCGCAAACACCCCCGCCCGGTTGAGGCCGAGCTCTACGGCGACCTGTTGTCGATACTCGCCGCGCTGGCCGCCGGTGGTCGGACCAACTACGAAGACTGGGTCGACGAATTGCGGACGGCCGAAATCGCCGCTCGCGGAAAGGAAAAGGCCGAGCTCGCCGACGACCGCATCCCGCTGCATCCGATGCGGGTGTACGCGGAGCTGGCGCCGATGCTGGACCGCGACGCGATCGTCGTCATCGACGCCGGTGACTTCGGGTCCTACGCCGGACGGGTGATCGACAGCTACCAACCGGGCTGCTGGCTGGACAGCGGCCCGTTCGGCTGCCTCGGCTCGGGTCCCGGTTACGCCCTGGCGGCCAAGCTGGCCCGGCCGGACCGCCAAGTCGTCCTTCTGCAGGGCGACGGCGCCTTCGGCTTCAGCGGCATGGAGTGGGACACCCTGGTCCGGCACAACGTGCCCGTCGTCTCGGTGATCGGCAACAACGGGATCTGGGGGCTGGAGAAGCACCCCATGGAGGCGTTGTACGGCTATTCCGTGGTGGCGGAGCTGCGTCCGGGCACCCGCTACGACGAGGTGGTGCGCGCCCTGGGCGGCCACGGTGAGCTGGTGTCCGCGCCCGCCGAGTTGCGGCCTGCGCTGGAACGCGCCTTCACCAGCGGCCTGCCCGCCGTCGTCAATGTCCTCACCGACCCCAACGTCGCCTATCCCCGCCGGTCCAACCTCGCCTGA